The region ACTAAAATAACAGGAACTCCGTCCTCCACAATGAGCCATTCATAGCGATATTTGGCTTGGATTCCCACACTTCACCTCTTTAGCAGCGAAAACACATAAGCCACAATGCAGGATTCCTGCGCTGCAGTTTTGCTTATTTCGACGGCGCAGGCAAACATGATGTAGAACTTTGTACTGTGTCGCGCTATTTGAGGAAACACAGGCGTTCAGGGCTAAAGAAAGACTGCGAGCTCAGTGGAGTGTGGCCTACCGGCATTTGCATGCCTTTGGTCCCTCCGGTTTTTTTGGCTAACTACGAGTCACCCTAAAGCCAGAAAATCACATGCTGGCAGACAAAAGATAAACTAGAGCAAACGGTGAAAATGGGAAAATGATAAACAGGAAGAGTGCCGCGGAAAATAATATCACACGTATATTTTTTTGTCGGAGAAGTTGACGCTTTGCCTCGCACCCAGAGCGGTGGAGGGAAGGCTTGCAGCGTACAAGATGAAGACAGTGCATAGGAAACCGTCTTACCCGTGGACTCCATGCTTCACTTGCTCTTTGAAAtatatcttttgtattaaataaACACAACACGTGTAGGACCTCCGGGAGCACAAAAGAAAAGTCGGGTCCAACCCACGGACTTGAAAAATTGCAGAAAGCGCCCTCTCTGCGTCTCTGTTCTCTTCACGCATTACCGTTCATGCAACCATTCATGCAACTTATATAACGTACCCATATGAAGCTGTTGTACAAAATTTTAAAAACTAAGCTCATTTTATGAGTCAGGTTTTTTTTCTGCGTGTAAGTAACTTTGACCATTTTTAATGTTTGCTTTGACAAGTTTCTCTCTTTCACCGCACAAAGTTTAAGCGCTCTATGCCTACAACACCTTGCGCTTCGCTATGTAAATTGATTGCAAAATTGCAAAGGCATGTGGCGCCCCTATCGCGTCATTGGTGTAACAAATTTCAAGGAACGGCACAAGCTTGGAGCTGTCCGCTTGGCCTTGCGATTTCCATCTTTCAACATCAGTCGTAGTCGGTCCGTGGACGGTGGTCTGCGTCTGTCCTTGCCGTGCTCGTGCTGACACGCGGTTGCGCCGTAAACTACCGTGCTTGTCTTCCCGGCATGGCTGTTTAGTCACTGACTTTGCTTAAGCTTTGCGATCATGGGGAAAACTAAAGGTCAGTGTTTTAGAGAGAATATAGtcaggaaataaagaaaagaaagccgcACTGGCTGTCATTTAGGTGTTATTAGGTTTTGCTGCGCTCTCATTGAATCGTGACCGTAGCCTTCATTTTGTTGATTTTGTGCGTTGCCCCTTTGTTTTCAGGTGCGAAACGCTGGAAGAAAAGGCAAGAATTTGAAGAAAACACGACAGAAGAACAGGGCGATGACGACGATGGAAACGGAGGTGCTGCACTCAAATTTTTCTCTCTGCACGGATAAACTCTTTGTTGATAGCCGTAGCGGCTTTAATAAACGGTTTCGTCATTTAGTTCATCCGGTGTTGTTTATccttgtgtttcttctcttcgcggCTTTTTGAAGATGGAGTGCCTGCTGCTGCTAGCCAGAAACTCAGCACCGCTGCAACGGAAGACGAATTCGGGGCCAAGGACTATCGTTCACAAATGGAACTTAGGCCCGATCATACATCTCGTCCTCTTTGGGTGGTAAGAGGCTGATTGTGTTTTAAGCGGTCTAAAAGCTGTGCCTTTCTATGCTCTCTGAAACTGGCATTATTGCCTGTAATCGCTTGTTTGTTCACTCTGGGAAGCGTTGTTGTACTGTATACGTATCCTACTCCACTGCCACGCCTGTAATTTGGCTAATACGTTGTATTTTTGTATTTCCCGCAGGCTGCTGATGGCCATGTCTTTTTAGAAGCCTTTTCACCGGTGTATAAGCATGCGCACGATTTTTTGATAGCTATATCTGAGGTAAGCTGATCTTTCTCGTTGGTTTAAGTTGCGAGAATTCAGTAGCACTGTTACGCATTTGACTGCACTACCACTCTAAAGGGCTTCGTTTTCCCCAACTAAACTAATTAGCAATGCTTTAAGACCAGAATAAAAGCAGGTGTATTACTACTTCTGGAGGATTTCATCATGGCACTTAATTGACTGAATATTGGTGACCTCCATCTGTTGTgcaatgcattaaaaaaaaaaaaagcttcaaaaTTGCTCCTGCGTCGGAGTAAACATAATTGCGAAATGCTGCAGGATCTGAGTCATACATTGTGTGTCAAATTGTCAGTTTACACTATGCACATAAGGAAGTCAGAGTTTTGAAAATTGACAACCGTGTTAGTTGCTTGGGACAATTAATATCGTGATTGATTTCAATTGCCTTTAAAGGAACAAGGAAGAGGAATATTAAGTCATGATGGATTAGTAAATTACGATTCTAAGGTGCCATAAATGCCAGTCTTATCATACCTGGACACAAAGTGACCCAGAAAGAGACATGCAACTGAAAGAATGCCACTTTGAAGTTCCCATACTAGCACACCGTTATGTCATCAATTTTTATAGCATTTACGTGACAAAAAAGGATTCAATTATGTTGTAGAGGAACTGCGAACTCATAGATTAGCTTGAAAATCTGCACCAGGCATGAAAACTATGCAAGCATCTGTAAAGTCACACTGACGAGCTGGTGTCATGGCCAAAGAATTAAAGTCAAAAGTGGAAACATTGGATTTTGTTCTCTTTGTcagcgtgggatcaaatcccggccgcagtggccgcattttgaaggggtaaaaatgcaaaaaactaccatgggtgcacattaaagaatccaaGATGGACGAAATTAATTGGGAGCCCCCCACTGAGTCGTTCCtcttaatcagattgtggttttggcatgtaaaaccccaaaatgCAATTTCTTTGTAAGAATGTAACTACCAGCTGAGTGGTATCTGTATTATGATTGGTGCCTGTTTTGATGACATTAAAAGTGTTCATAACCAATGGTTCTGACGTGACTGCACTTTCTCTTTACAGCCAGTTTGCAGGCCACACCACATTCACGAATACAAGCTGACATCCTATTCCTTGTATGCTGCAGTCTCTGTCGGACTTCAGACGCAAGACATCATAGAATACTTAAGGAGACTTAGCAAGACTAGCATTCCAGAGGGTATCATAGAGTTCATAAAGGTGGAGTAGAGCAAGCGTCCTTGCTTACCGTTGTGTAGCAGACTTTGGCATTtgagacatttttttatttttacaagtGTATATTTCTTTCAGCTTTGCACTGTCAGCTATGGTAAAGTCAAACTTGTCTTGAAGCACAATCGGTACTTTGTGGAAAGTCCTTTCCCGGTAAGGGTACCTTTTCTAATAATTTATCGATAGTTAATTTATCGTTCATTTTCTGTGGGTATTGTCAGCTTGTTTGGCTCCAACTAGTTTGTGAACGAATGTTTCAGGATGTACTCCAGAAGCTTCTCAAGGATCCAGTTATACAGGCATGCCGCTTAAGGCGGGATGCAGAAAATGACACAGATCTGAGCGTTGTCATGAGGGATATTCTAAGTGCCACACTTGTAAGTTTACCCTCCATCAAGCAAAAAAAATCAGTGGAAACACGTCATAATTTCTATAACAACCTTATATAAGTTGTCCAAATTCTGATGAATTTCCACTGATCGTATTGTTTCTTTCAAGAGACTTTCTTTTGAAGTGCAATTGAGtgtcagactttttttttttttttccaatgcgCCCTCTGTCAATGTTACCTTTACTAATATACTAATAATGTTAGTGTTCTTAGGATAGTGCGCATGAAAGGTTTGGGATGAGATCACTAATTAAGGCGCATTTTCGACTTTGTAGTGTTTGGTACAAGTGGAAGAAATTGTCGAATGGATGATCATCTAGCATTGCATAAAGGTTATCTTAACATGTTTTGTGTTTTTAGCCTATCAAAACTCACGCTACAGAGGACAAGGCTGATGACAAAGTTCAAGCAGCTAGCGTCCCTGATGACATTACTGCCTTTTATGAGAAAATGGAGAAAGATGAAGATGACGTAGAAGACTCTCAAACGGTGTCATTTGAAGTCAACCAAGACTACATTGAGAAGTTGCAAAAGAGGTAGGGGTTTTGATCTTTCATTGGGAACCATGAAATTCACAGGATGTATATGGGGTCCTGATGATATtttatatgcgtgtgtgtgtatatataaaaGCAATCCACAAATTGAAATAACGGTCTTTCtgacagtttctttcttttttagtttAAGTTCAGTTGTTTAGGGAGGGAATGGAGATTACCTATAGACAGAAACTTGGCAACGAGCTGtatacatgcccccccccccctcccccccccttttttttggcAGCATAGAGAGCCATTTTAAGGATGAAATGCCTTTAGCTCtcgtcggcgaccttcaagagaccttgagcgaaaatccGGAGCCGTTATCTGGGCACTCAAGACAAGAATGgggcgagaacaaaacgagaacTTCCAAGCATAGTTGCGAGAGCAAAATGAGATCATCCAGGCAACCAGtaaaaacttaagaaaatgcggtctctggccctcaacatgttgtacaggaccgcattacatacgttagttactgcccaaacaacttaaaaaaaaaaaatattgcttccggtttcttcctaatgtttgttcacaatatccctcaagctgtaacttctagtacgctgaagttttatttgtcatttctaatagcgatgttcaaaaggcaccatacagggcaccatacacttgctTGTCATCTTTTGCCggtgagacagggttgcctgtgctcttttctaTGCCAGCGGTTCATGAGTTCCGCGGTGTgtaacccgctgtggttgctcagtggctatggtgttgggctggtgagcacgaggtcacgggatcgaatcctggccacgacggctgcatttcgatggggcaaaatgcgaaagcacccatgtacttagatttaggtgcacgttaaagaatcccaggtggtccaaatttccgcagtcccccactacggcgtgcctcataattatatcgtggttttggcacgtaaagccctataatttttttttctttttgtggcacaggttttcggctcagtaagctttcaggcttGCGTCgtggcaccaatctgctttgccggtaacCATTGCATGCCTACATCTCTCGATTATGGGAGaggcagcatttgtttgtttgtttttttttttttgcttgtctttcttcttttcttttgtcaTACGGTGCTGACTTGGAACTAGCTTGTACAAAGAAAACTGATAAGTGGTCCAACTAGTATGGCTTATTTATACAGTTCAATTAGCATCATTTGTTTGTCAGTTTGTTTACCCGCTGCGAGTCTGTTGAGAAGAGTGCACAAGGAAACACACTATGGTCCAGCAGTGCCCACTGGGTGCTTTAGCACGCTTGCACTGGAGCAGAAAACTACTGTTTTCGTCTCAGTCATTGAGTTCTTCCCATCAGCGGCACAAAATAGTCATTGGCGGGTGGGAGGTACTCTCCAAAGAGCGAGTGCCACCATAAACAAACAAAAGAGCAGCACACGAGAGCTACAGACACCTAATGACTCTAAGATGCACTACATAGAAAAATAAAGTTGTAGAACCAAAACTCTTGTTGTTCAGGTGTTGGAAACCGAAAATATTCACTATTTACAAGAGCCTAATTTGTTGGCTTTTGATTTTTTAATTGGCATTTTCATCTCTCTGCTTGTAACCTAGTTCTCCTGGTCATGACATACCTGTAATGAAAGTATAGGTGCAGCAGATGGCAGTATCAATAGAGATACTCATGTTTCTTGAAAGTGTTAGAACTAGGGTTTTTTGATTAAGCATATTTAGATACAAAGCAGGGCTACAAAAAACAGCAAAGAGAAATGCAACACTATGTCATCCTGCCTTCTCtctacccttttttttttaactgtcttTTGTCAATGTCGGCACTGTTTTGCCTCCATGCCAATACTTATGTTGCTGATATTAGTGCTCATTAAGTCTGTTCAGGCAATTGCAAGTGTTGGAGGTGCTGAAATCATTCATATAAAGTCCTGTATTATTCATGTATGGCACTTTTCTTTTAAGAGCTTAAAATGTTGAAAGGTTTTTCTCAGGCACATTTACATCAGCACATGTACCAAAGCAGGCTCAATAAATGATCACAAATACAATGAAGGAATGCTTAATAAATGTTTCCTGATTGTGTCATCTGCGGTTCCATTCCCAGTAGAGCATATGTTGTGCAGGGTCAGGAAAGGGCCGTTAGCCTCGGTCGTGCAAGACCTATGCCCTGTCAAACGATCAGAAGATAAGGGTGGATATTACACGAGTAAATCTGGTACAAGTTCATTTGTATAGGAAGGTTGCTTTAGAAAAAGCTGTAATATTATTGGAAGAGCCTTATGTCTAAAAGGTAAGATTGATTTTAGTTTATCACTGCCTGTACACTTTGGAAACATAAGTGCTGGATCTTGGTTTTTCTTCTGCAGATGCATAGAACTTGAGTATCCTTTGTTGGCCGAGTACGACTTCAAGAATGACACTGTCAACCCAGATATCCAGTAAGCACATTTTGTTCATCAAGAGCAGTTGCTTCCTTCTCATAGAGAATGTATTTCTGAGTAAAGCACTTCATTCCCTTACAGTGTTGACCTGAAGCCATCTGCCATACTCCGACCATATCAAGAGAAGAGCTTGAGAAAGATGTTTGGAAATGGGCGAGGAAGATCAGGGGTTATTGTCCTTCCATGCGGTAGGCTGCCTTGAGTTCTGTTAATGCAATTTGCTGCtgttcttgtattttaaataatATGTTAGAGTTAGAGTTAGACGGCTGGATTTGCTGGTGGCTGGAAAATCattgctggataaaaaaaaattgtttattaACTTCAAGTAAATAATTACACTTGGAAAGCTCTAGTGAGTAAGGTTCGGAGGTTcaacttaaaggggccctgaaccactttttattgaagtggagaaatacattagaagtgaaaataggccagtcagaatcactttgccgctaaaaagtacttcaatgcgttcagcagaagtggagttattggcaatcaaacacggcctccgctgtgctccccttcctccttcaatgccttgcactgcgaaggctacggcggagtggggcggggccacaatgcTCCTCCCCGGAAACGTCACCGtgacgcgcagttcaaattttattttggacttccgattttggtgcctacgaagcgctaaatgtaagccaaaGGTGGTTGggctcagcgagccgcagtgcgcttagccattGGACTCGTGGTGGCCGCGGTGTAGCAAACCGCAGCGACTAATTgcagccgtgtattggagtgtgctttattacgaaataaagcacacagaaaagagcgaggatcatgggatCTTTTGAATCGAGAGCGTttaagagaaaggtgacttcgcgttgCACTTGCGTGCTCCACGGACTGCGTACAAGAGCAGagcttggctgagatgttcacaacagcgtatgctacccgcggactatgttatttcaccaagcccgaggggtggttcagggcccctttaatactGACAGTTATAAGCAAGAGTTCAAGCCTCTGGCTGCCTGTCTCACACGGACGCAGTTTAACGAAAACACTTTGCCATCGGGGCCTCTGTGATTTCCTTTCCTCACAGCACCAGGAATGATGGTTTGCATGGAGGACAACAAAAGCACACTTGACTTCAGTTCTGGAAAATGACAAGCCTCGTATAGATTTTTTCTCTGTCCATTTCTATCTACAACTCAAAAATGTGAAAACTGGTATATTAACAGACAACTGAAAATAACAATTGAACTGCTGATATTGTAATAATTAAAACTATTCGCAATGAATCAGTCATAAAATTGGGAAATTACGGCGGTTTtctgaaggaaaaagaaagcgGCATGGAAAAGGTTGATGAAAGTTCTCTTTGGGGTTGGAAACACCCTTGTAATGCCAGTCTTGTGTGCAGGTGCTGGAAAATCGCTGGTGGGTGTCACAGCCTGCTGTACCGTACGCAAGCGATGCCTTGTCTTGTGTAACTCGGGCGTGTCCGTCGAACAGTGGAAAGCACAGGTAAACATTTCATTTTACTGGTTGTTCAGTGGTTACTGGCAGTTACTTGTTACTTTTTCATTGTTGTTGGCTGGCTTAGCGTTCAAGCACTACAAATGCTTGGAACCTTTTGGTAATTCTAGTTTTGATTGTTGCAGTTCAAAATGtggtcaacagcagacgacagcgTCATTTGCAGGTTTACATCAGAGGCCAAGGACAAGCCTATGGGTGAGTAAAACACAATGCACTTACACTGGTTGGATGGGCAGCAATTGTTTTCTGAAAAGGCATTCCGTTATTGTGCTCAGATGAATTTCAAGACAGTGGTACTGACCAACATGAAGATTGTGCCTTCATAAAGATATTGTGCTGTGCAGTCTAATGGTGACTTAGTCAGGAATGTTTtaagatagttttttttttttttttttttttcgtttcacatGCATGTGTTTGTTACAGGTTGCACAGACAGCACATAGAGCTCTAACTGCATGTTGTCTGCCACAGATCGCATGTATTGAGCACACTAGAAGACCTGGTGCATTGTCCTGAAAAAgttgaatagtttttttttttttgtaacgaaATCACAAGGTCGAGGCAACCTTTCACCAAGTAGATAATTGCACACATCAGTTCGAACAAGCATGTACAGTATAAAGGTATCTTTAAACTGAAGTGACATATTTAAAAATGGTACTATTGTACTTGTTCAGGAACTCTCCCACATAATAATCATTTTAAAGAAGCGAGTACTGACACGAAATTTCGAAGTCAAGATAACTTGTGAGATTGATTTCTGTGGACACACGCACATCTTCAAAATATTAACGGCAAATGTAGCTTAAAACATATTTAAAATCAGTTTTATGAGGTATGTGCACGCAGAAAACTGCAAAGCAAagcacctcgcgacattgacATCAACAATGTGGCTTTGTAAACATCCCAGAGCTAACAGCAACAGCGCTACGTCACAAGTTTGTGTTGGCAACCAGCTCCTTTTATGTGTTTTTGCTCGTCCCATGACCTAGCCCTTCATTGCCGCACTTTGCCTTCATTGCCCAGTCTGCCTCTGTTGTTAGTCGTAGTGGGATGCTCTCAGTGTCGCAGTAACAGTTTTTGCCGTGCCCGTTGAGATTTCCCACTCTGTCTTTGTTGACTGAGCTGCACTGACCCTGCACAAAACGCGAGTACAGCACAACGTTGGGGATATAGTGCATTGTTAACTACTGCCCAACACATTCAGGGCTGGTTATAGTCATGCAT is a window of Dermacentor silvarum isolate Dsil-2018 chromosome 4, BIME_Dsil_1.4, whole genome shotgun sequence DNA encoding:
- the LOC119451032 gene encoding general transcription and DNA repair factor IIH helicase subunit XPB-like, coding for MGKTKGAKRWKKRQEFEENTTEEQGDDDDGNGDGVPAAASQKLSTAATEDEFGAKDYRSQMELRPDHTSRPLWVAADGHVFLEAFSPVYKHAHDFLIAISEPVCRPHHIHEYKLTSYSLYAAVSVGLQTQDIIEYLRRLSKTSIPEGIIEFIKLCTVSYGKVKLVLKHNRYFVESPFPDVLQKLLKDPVIQACRLRRDAENDTDLSVVMRDILSATLPIKTHATEDKADDKVQAASVPDDITAFYEKMEKDEDDVEDSQTVSFEVNQDYIEKLQKRCIELEYPLLAEYDFKNDTVNPDIHVDLKPSAILRPYQEKSLRKMFGNGRGRSGVIVLPCGAGKSLVGVTACCTVRKRCLVLCNSGVSVEQWKAQFKMWSTADDSVICRFTSEAKDKPMGE